Below is a genomic region from Drosophila kikkawai strain 14028-0561.14 chromosome X, DkikHiC1v2, whole genome shotgun sequence.
TGGCAGTAGCATCCAATCGATCCGCGTCCCAGTTACCTATGTTGACCAGACTTGTTTTCAACATATATTGTTCGACACCAACTACTGCGACGAAAAGGAGGCTCAGTGTCTTCTCCTGCTCGGTGACGGAGTGCTGCTCATTATGTGCCCTGCGACCTGTGCCTTTGACCTGTTCCCGGGCGCCGATTGTCTTTCCTTACCGTATTCCCAGCGCCCGGATTAGACCGGTCGGGGCCTGCGTCGGCGTGTgatcaaatttaattgtagAAGAACAATACACGATGGTCCTTTGTTAATGCTTCGCTGGCTATgaaaatacatacaaatttGTTATAACCCGCCGCATTGTGCACTCTCACTGGCCTTATCTGCCTTATCGGATGCTAGATAAGTGTGAAATGGAatgggacagggacagggcgACCCTTATGTGTCGACTCATGGGCACAGTGAAAGTCTTACTCGACACTCGATAAGCTAAGGGAAGCATCTAGATTCTAGAATATCGGAATACCAGCATACATAGCTTTATATTTGAACAATGATATGGTTTTGGTGCTAGGTGGGACAGTTTCTCATGCTGGCAAAAgtagttaaattaaaataataataataaaatgaaataaaaaatttatttataaaaaattattttttatttaaaataatataattttttttttaaattaaaaattttttattttaattttaattttaaatattttttgattggGTTCATCTGTTTTCGCTTCATAGGATTTTCTAAAGAAAACTTAGAAAAATGATatcgaaaaataaattaatataataattataaaattaaacaaaaaaatttgtaaataatttattttttatttattgataaatgtgttttttgggTTCGTTTGTTTTCGTTTCATAGGATCgtgtaaaaaatgttttaaagaaACCTCTTCGCAAGTAGATATTGTACTTTAGGCGAAAAAaccctcttaaaaataatcattatttttgataCAATCATTGTCATAAtcataatcattatttttttcaaataaatataaaactaaaattattaatagtaAGCTCAATATATTCAAATCAATAGATAatcattaaacaatttttgctTATAATAATGAGAAACTTCTGCATTTTTCATAGAGTTTAAGATGTAAATTAAGGATGCATAGGATCAAAGTAGGCTCTGCTCCGGGTTCCTAGTAGCTTGTTTAGCTTGATATGTCATTGATGTGACTATTACCAGCCAACTTTTACTAGCAACGACTGAGCGAACAATTCGAGAGAATGCTGCTAATAAGTACATTGAAAGCCACCCTGCTGGCACTGGTAATTGTGACTTGGATTGGACCATCGGCCGCCCCACTACAAAACGATGGGGACGATGAGGCCTCCGACTTCGACGGTCCCTGGGAATGCAAGGACCAGAGCGAGTTTCAAGAATCAGAAGAAGCCGATGCATTGGATGACTTCGATCTCAGCCAGAGCGAGGACTATTacagtcagctcgaagacttCCAAAATGAACCCAAAATGAGCTCCGACCAGATGCTTAAAAACAACTACGTAAACATGGCCAACGAGGAGTTTCAGGAGTTGCCCGACGCATTGGACTACATGTCGCCGATCGATAAAGCTAAGGAAAACCCTGCCAACGAACTGGACTTTAAGCGGATGATTCACTTGCCGTGGGGCAAAGATCGAAAGGCGAAATCCCATAGTTTCAAGGAACAATTTTGCCGCATTACCCCATCACCTTCCAGACGTCCGGGTTGTCAGGGCTCCACCTCGCTGCCGCGTTCCTCAAGTTCCTGTCCTCCGAAGATGActacaccaccaccaccaccgccaccgcctccgccCACTGCGAAGCCTCCTCCTTGTAAAGCTCCATCCAGCAAATGCCGCCAGAAACCAAAATCCCGTACACTGACCCCGAAAACGGCCGAAATGCTCCTGGCTATTATCATGGACACCAAGCAGCATGTTCTTTTTGTCCTGGAAATCCTTAGCCACATGGAGAATGAGGTGCTGACGCGCGCACCCGACAACTGTCAGCGTCATGACCTCAACCTAAAGGCAGCCGTTCCGGATAAGCGACCTTCGCTTAAAAAGAAACCAGAGAAACTCCGGAAATTCCCATATGGTGATTACCGTAGGAAAAGTCCCTCATTCCGAGAGGGGAAACTAAGGCAGAAGGAGCACCGCAACACCATTGATCTCGAAGACAACTACTTGCCACCATCCTTGAATCAGGCTGCCAATCGCATGGATAACTTGCTGGAGAGCGCACTGCAGCCGATGGGTCTGAACAAAAATAGCTACAAGAAGTATCGCAACCATGGCCAGAAGAAGCAGTCACTGATGAAAAAGATCCCTCCTGGCATGGTTTCCATCTTAGCTTAGACACAGTTGTGTCTTGCCTCATTGTTATTGTCCACATTTCGAGTTAAcgtattttgaaaatttatattttaatgttggCGCTCACGCACATAATTTTGTTATCTCGTTTGGATTGCTTTAAATTGTTAGCCATTTAATACTGTTAActgttaaataaatagaaaatcacTATGTATAAATTATCTGAGAGCTTGCTTGCTTAGGCTCTCTTTGTAGTCCAACACACACCACTTCATAACATGTTCGTTTTACTATATTTACCTTGTAATTTATATGGTATCAGGTGATAGacttatattaatataactatattatatactatCCTTTTTTCAGTTCTGATTCCGTTGCTGACTCTGGCGATCTTCTGATGAAGACTTTCCCAGTCGTTGGATTTCTGGGCAATACTTGAGAAAAGCGCAAATGTATGGAGGGCTGGGGGGATCTAGGAACCCAACGGCGACATCCCAATCTGTTGCGGATTGGCGCCCAGCTCCAAGTTCTTCAGGAGCATCTGCAGCCATTGTTTGGTGGTCTTGTCGTCCTGCAGGCACAAGGCAAAGGTGCCGTCGCGCAGCTGATCGGGCAGACACTGGCCCAGAGCCTTGCGAGCGCTACGAAATGGTTGAAAGTGGCAGTTGCAGTTTATGTCACCAAGTAAAGTTTACCTATACATACCGAGTATTGTCCGAGAGGCGAAGATAGCAACGCACAACGTGCTTCAACAAGCGGGCGCACGGGTCCTTCGAGAGCTGAATGACCATTTTGCCCTGAAATAGCAGAAGAAGCTAGGATCTATGGTTGCGAGCATTGAATGTCAGGAGACCTACCAGGGTGATGGCCACATGCGAGAAGCGTTCGTAGGTCTGGCAAATGTACGACAGACCCGATTCGTCGAGCAGTATTTTCTGGATGATGAACGTGGCCACGGTCTTGCTCAGCTCTGAGCCGCTGTCCATGATACTGAGGCAGAGGGGCACGATCTCAGTGGTCAGTAGGAACGTGATCACCTCCTGCTCGTCGGTCTTTACCAGCGCTCCAATCACGCCCAGGCTGGTGAGGCGTAGGTACTCGAAGGGCCTGGTCTTGGAGCTGGTCGACAGGAAGGGGTACAAGTAGAGCGGTATCTGGGCCGCAAGGAAGGCGGAGCGCGTCTCCGGGTGCGAGGCCACGCACTGCAGCAGGGCCAGGGCGTTGCACACACGATTGGACTGATGCGCCGTCATGGTTGGCGGCGTTATCGCCGGATAAATGTTGACGATCTCTTGGAGCAAAGCGCTGGCCGTTCCGAAGCTGCTCCACAGCAAGGGGGCCAAGTCGGTCTCACGTTTCTTGCTCAGCTCCAGCAGAGCATTCTCGCGCGTGTCTGGATGTGCCAGCTCGTTGATCCATTGGTACACCTGGCGGAGAAAAAGAGGAGCGTCAGCTTGGCCATCTGGCAACTGCCCAACCGGAATGCGGCTCACCTTCTCCTGCTCGCtaagctgctgttgctgctggggaTTCATGAGGGGGCTAGGTTGTGCAGCCATCGCGAATATTAGCTTTTTAACAAAATGCCAAGGGACTTCTTCACTTTTCTCTTTCTAGCTTCTGTCGCTTGCCGCAGGCTGGGGAGACGAGCGGCAATTGGATGGCTGGCAATGTGCAGGTACAAATTTAGCAATCTTATTTGCTAACACTTGGCTAATACTTGCAATTGGCTTTtttctgcaaaaaaaaaagaaaatattctgCCGCTCTGGAGGCCgaatcaaaaaacaaaatatcaaaGCACCGTAGCGCTATCGATAAGAGCCACGTTCGGCACTATCGATTACTATTTCCTATCGCGGCAGCACAAGAACTcgtgtttttttataattaataatttaaattattgttttgcaCCCCGATTACACCGTTCCTAGCCCAGGCTTATTTATAACAAGCTACCAAGtaccaattttattttgtcaGAATATCAAGGAACAACCAATTTGTATTAACACAACCTTATGTTCATATTCAGCTaccataaaattaaagttaaatgcATAAATGGCAAATGCAGAGCTATTAAATACGgcttttttaactaaaaattaaatttataatatatcgGTGCCAGATATCACGATATTTTGCTGCCTTCTACAAAATATCGATGTAGCTGCACATCTCTAGTGGCTCTAAGCCACCCAGCTCTAGTTCaaacggtttttttttgttgaagcGAAGGGTTGGGGTATCGGACCATCGACCATCGAACCGAAAAGAATAAGCGAGCGAGTGAGTGGGCTTGTCGTGTAATTACCAAACAAAGCGATGCGCCTGGCGagaattgaataaataaaagcagccGCAGCGTATGACACTCACTCCTAGTCCACCTCCCCCTCCGATCAGCAGGACAGGAGCGGCAGCAGAAGaagacgcagcagcagcaaggtgTGTGACCAGGCAGGCTGTGGCAGCCAGCGAGTGAGAGcgagcaagagagagagagagtgccaGTGAGAGGACGAGTCGAGCCAGGTGTGTTTACATCCTGCTCTCCACTGTGTCCCGTATCCCGTGTCCGTGTGCgtgcgcgtgtgtgtgcgacTCGTCAACATATCGAAAATCGagcaataaacaataatagaAAACCAGTGCGAACTTAGTGCCtgctggctttttttttgt
It encodes:
- the LOC108083413 gene encoding CCR4-NOT transcription complex subunit 9-like gives rise to the protein MAAQPSPLMNPQQQQQLSEQEKVYQWINELAHPDTRENALLELSKKRETDLAPLLWSSFGTASALLQEIVNIYPAITPPTMTAHQSNRVCNALALLQCVASHPETRSAFLAAQIPLYLYPFLSTSSKTRPFEYLRLTSLGVIGALVKTDEQEVITFLLTTEIVPLCLSIMDSGSELSKTVATFIIQKILLDESGLSYICQTYERFSHVAITLGKMVIQLSKDPCARLLKHVVRCYLRLSDNTRARKALGQCLPDQLRDGTFALCLQDDKTTKQWLQMLLKNLELGANPQQIGMSPLGS